In the Haloferula helveola genome, one interval contains:
- a CDS encoding ABC1 kinase family protein, with product MDSHTLERAATYKDVGKLLLKYLPKISRDRDQVAQHLGFDDDIAPSESAEEFASDLEKLGPTFVKLGQLLSTRSDLLPPEWTTALQRLQDDVEPVPFDAIRERIETELGAKIERLFDHFEERPIACASLGQVHRATLRSGGPEVVVKIQRPGIRERVVSELDAIQNIADFLCEHTKMGRTYDIDLMVTQFRKAIVGELNYQAEAENLVRLAKNLKAIDAIVVPSPIRDYCSMGVLTMDCIHGTKVTEVAGVVKTELDGEALAEKLFEAYLQQILVDGFFHADPHPGNVMLTRDRQLALIDLGMVGTVSDGTRDLLIQLLGAVADGKGTDATKVALRLGRAKEGFDPASFKEEMEELVESRQSTSIEDLQVGTMVMSITEICGRNGLRIPSSLFMIGKMLLNLDMIGKHLAPQFNPDASLRRHLSELSRKNLDQEFSLGSLLSHFSDMKEMLLETPSRINRTLEMVAQNELKIQVDAIDEKQLLLGFHRVANRITVGLILAALIVGASMLMGIESSFTLMGYPGLAIIFFLIAAIGGLIVVGRILFGNEKGG from the coding sequence ATGGACTCCCACACACTCGAACGCGCAGCAACTTACAAGGATGTCGGCAAACTGCTTCTGAAGTACTTGCCGAAGATCTCCCGCGACCGGGACCAGGTGGCCCAGCACCTCGGCTTCGACGACGACATCGCACCGAGCGAAAGCGCCGAGGAGTTCGCCTCGGACCTTGAAAAGCTCGGGCCGACTTTCGTCAAGCTGGGCCAACTCCTGTCCACCCGCTCCGACCTGCTTCCTCCCGAATGGACCACCGCCCTGCAGCGACTCCAGGATGACGTCGAACCGGTCCCGTTCGACGCGATCCGCGAGCGCATCGAGACCGAACTCGGCGCCAAGATCGAACGGCTCTTCGATCACTTCGAGGAACGGCCGATCGCCTGTGCGTCTCTCGGACAGGTCCACCGCGCCACGCTGCGCTCGGGCGGGCCCGAGGTGGTCGTGAAAATCCAGCGCCCCGGAATTCGCGAGCGGGTCGTCAGTGAGCTGGATGCGATCCAGAACATCGCCGACTTCCTCTGCGAGCACACGAAGATGGGGCGGACCTACGACATCGACCTCATGGTCACCCAGTTCCGCAAGGCGATTGTCGGCGAGCTGAACTACCAGGCCGAGGCCGAGAATCTCGTGCGCCTCGCCAAGAACCTGAAGGCCATCGATGCGATCGTCGTGCCTTCCCCGATCCGCGATTACTGCTCGATGGGCGTCCTGACCATGGACTGCATCCACGGTACGAAGGTCACCGAGGTCGCGGGCGTGGTGAAGACCGAGCTCGATGGCGAAGCTTTGGCGGAGAAACTCTTCGAAGCCTATCTGCAGCAGATTTTGGTCGATGGCTTTTTCCACGCCGATCCCCACCCGGGAAATGTCATGCTGACCCGCGACCGCCAGCTCGCCCTGATCGACCTCGGCATGGTCGGCACGGTCTCGGACGGAACCCGTGACCTGCTCATCCAGCTCCTCGGCGCCGTTGCCGACGGCAAAGGCACCGATGCAACCAAGGTGGCTCTCCGTCTTGGTCGCGCGAAGGAGGGATTCGACCCGGCCAGCTTCAAGGAAGAGATGGAGGAGCTCGTCGAGTCCCGCCAGTCGACCAGCATCGAAGATCTCCAGGTCGGAACCATGGTCATGAGCATCACCGAGATCTGCGGTCGCAACGGCCTGCGCATCCCGTCGTCGCTGTTCATGATCGGCAAGATGCTTCTCAACCTCGACATGATCGGCAAACACCTGGCTCCGCAGTTCAACCCCGACGCCAGCCTGCGCCGTCACCTGTCCGAACTCTCCCGCAAGAACCTCGATCAGGAATTCTCTCTCGGAAGCCTCTTGAGCCACTTCTCGGACATGAAGGAAATGCTTCTGGAGACCCCGTCACGGATCAACCGGACCCTGGAGATGGTCGCGCAGAACGAGCTGAAGATCCAGGTCGACGCGATCGATGAGAAGCAGTTGCTGCTCGGCTTCCACCGCGTCGCCAACCGGATCACCGTCGGCCTCATCCTTGCCGCGCTGATCGTCGGCGCCTCGATGCTGATGGGCATCGAATCCAGCTTCACCCTCATGGGCTACCCCGGGCTTGCGATCATCTTCTTCCTCATCGCCGCCATCGGCGGCCTGATCGTCGTCGGGCGCATCCTGTTCGGCAACGAGAAGGGCGGGTGA